In the genome of Chryseobacterium sp. 52, the window GAAAAAGGAGTTTCCTGATTGCATTATTTTTGATTGGTTTTGCGATTCAAAATATTGTAGGCCAGACGGTCAAAGGGAGTCATTACGAACTAACTATTGCTACTGAACAGAAGGCTGTTCTTATTTTATTTCCCTGCTTTCCCTGTAATATTGAACATACGAAGTCTGAGGCTCTGTTTTTAAAAAACCTTGATAAGAAAGGGATTACGACTATTCTTTTAGATTATAATCAAAAGCTCTTTTTAACAGAAACTGAAAAGAAGAAATATGCTGCGGCTTTGCAGAAAATCTTTACTAAAAATAAGATTCTTAAGGAGAATATTTATATCGGAGGGTTCTCCAGTGGGGGTAATGTCGCTTTTCTTATGACCGCTTTTTTGGTTAAAAACCATCATTCTATACAACCCAAAGGTCTGCTGGTGGTAGATTCTCCCATTGATCTTGAAAAGTTATACCATGATGCCCAAAAAGATATTATCAAAAATGCAGATCCTGATGCCGTAGAGGAAGGCAAATTCCTGACTGCACTTTTTGAAAAAGAAATAGGAAAGCCAGATGCGGACTATGAGAAGTATACAATATTTTCGCCTTATTTAATGTCTGCAGGCCTTAAGGAAGGCTCTATTCAATACCTTAAAAACATCAAAACAAGATGGTACTGTGAGCCGGATCTGAAATGGCAGCTTGAAAACCGAAACAGAACTTACGAAGAACTTAATGCCTATATGCTGGAAAAAGCCAATGAAAGCCTATTGAAGTTAGGAAACAAAAATACAGAACTGATCCGGACAGAAAACCGTGGTATAAGAGCCGACGGAACAAAAAATCCTCACTCCTGGAATATTGTGGAGCCGAATGAATTGGTTAAATGGATGCTTAATTAGGCTGTAAGAGCTTTCAGGATAAGAGGGTTTGAGTGTCATAGAGTTTGAGAATAGTGTTTCACTTTAGAATTACGAAAAATTCTGCATTAACTTTTCTTCTTATCATCTAAATTTCGTGCCTACGGATGGTAGCTCGTACTCTGGAAATCCGCTTCTCATGCCTGGAAAACCCTTTATCGACGGTTTGCATATCTGATATTGACAAGTATCATTAAAAATACTTTAATAAAACATTAAAAATTACGAAATTAGCAGACTTAATTTAAATCTTTTTGAACAAGTAGATTATGGAGCAAAACATTTTAGATTGTGTGATCGTTGGATCCGGGCCTTCTGGCTTTACAGCAGCTATTTATGCAGCAAGAGCAGATTTGAAACCGGAATTATACACAGGTTTGGAACCGGGCGGACAATTAACAACAACTACGGAGGTTGATAACTTTCCAGGGTATCCGGCAGGGATTACAGGGCCTGAAATGATGATGGATCTGCAGAAGCAGGCGGAAAGATTTGAAACAAAAGTGCATTACGAAATGATCACTAAAGTTGAACTTTCCAAAGAAGTAGGAGGTGTTCATAAATTATATGCCGGAAACAAAGAGATCTTTGCAAAGACCGTGATTATTTCTACAGGTGCCACGGCAAAATACCTGGGTCTTGATGACGAGAAAAAATATAACGGAGGCGGAGTCTCAGCATGTGCAACATGTGACGGATTTTTCTACAGAGGAAAAGATGTTGTGGTCGTAGGTGCGGGAGATACGGCAGCAGAAGAAGCTACTTATCTTGCAAAACTGGTGAATAAAGTAACCATGTTGGTGAGAAAAGATGAATTCAGAGCTTCAAAAGCAATGATTCACAGAGTACACAACACACCGAATATTGAAGTGAAGTTTCACCATGAATTGATTGGTATTGAAGGAGAAAACAATTTGGTAGAAAGAGCAGTTGTGATCAATAACCAAACGCAGGAAAAATCTACTGTTGATGTACACGGAATATTTATCGCTATTGGTCACAAACCCAATACTGATATTTTTGCAGGACAGATTGACCTTGATGAGAACGGATATATTGTCACAGAAAAAGGGTCTACAAGAACCAATCTTCCAGGTGTATTTGCTGCAGGAGATGTGCAGGATCATATCTACAGACAGGCGATTACAGCTGCAGGAAGCGGTTGTATGGCAGCAATGGATGCAGAGAAATATCTTGCTGAATTACATTAATATTCAGACTTTATCATACAAAGCGTACCACTGGTACGCTTTTTTTATTTGCGGATCATTTTATTTTAATCTTTTTTACCACAAAAGGCACAAAAATTTTTTGAGCGCTTTGTTTTTTTTAAAAATTAAATACATTACGCATAGAAAGTACACCTAAGTTTCTATAAAAATCTTTGATTTTCATTGAATGACAGCACCTCTTATATTCAATAGGAACGGGCTTTAGCCCGTTTAACCAAAACAGCAATTTCCTTCGGCTTTAGCCAAAATCTAAAAACTCCTATTTTCAATAATGATATTTCTATCCGGGAAATATTGAACCCTAATATAAATCTTTCTACAGCCACAAAAACCACAAAAATTTTTGAAACACTTTAGTTTTTATGAAAATCTTTAATTTTTATATCATTGATTTATAGTTTTTTAATCTTACTTACAATTTATTTTAATCATTTTTAGAAATTACTATATTTGCGGATGCACCAGTCTCACATCAATAGTCTAAGGGGGATTGCCATTCTCATGGTAATCTTAGTCCACGTTTCCTCATTGTTTACCTTTACAACGCGATTTGAAACCACTTTTTTTTACTATGGAAAAATGGGTGTGCAGCTCTTTTTTGTAGCGTCGGCTTACACATTATGTCTTTCGGCTGACCACAGAAAAGATGAATCTAATCCGACTCTTAACTTTTATATAAGACGCTACTTCAGAATATTTCCCATTTACTATTTTGGAATTGTCCTCTATCTCATTCTTCACATAGTACAGGGTTCTGCGGGTGCCTACACTTTAAAGAATATATTTTTAAACATATTACTTATACATGGCCTTGTACCCGCGGCCAATGAAAGTATAGTTCATGGAGGATGGTCGATAGGGGCGGAAATGATTTTTTATCTGATATTTCCTTTTCTTTTCAAGTTTATGAAGTCGGGGAAGCCTGTTTTAAAGGGATTGGTTATTATAATTTTGGGGCAGGTACTATTAATGTTGATTTCAAAAAGGATTTTCATTCCGTTTGAATATAGATATACGAGCATCTTTAATCAAATTTCTGTATTTGTTATTGGAATTTTATTTTACCTCAAAAAAGATTATTTTTCAAACGTTAAAGGTGCTGTAGTGGGTTTTGTGTTATTTACTGTATCATCATTTTCACTGATGTATTTTGAAGTGGAATATCAGCATATTCTCATTCCCATTTTATCGGCTATTGCTTTCTGCTGTTTATTTTTAATTGTAGAAAAATCTAAAATAATAAATAATAAAATCTTTCAGAAAATAGGTGAAAAATCCTATTCTATTTATGTTATACACTTTGTTTTTACTTTATATATTTTGCCTAAGATGAACGGGTATTTTTTGTTTATTATAGCATATTTATCGGTTGTGGTACTATCATATCTTATCTCTATTGTCCTTAATAAGTGGTTAGAAAAGCCATTTATTAAGCTCGGACATGAGGTGATTGATATTTTGGACAATAAAGAATCAAAGGTAGTGTCCTGATCAGCTGTTTTCGCTGTAAATTTATATGTAGTGTGCCCTTTTTTTATTTGTGAAAA includes:
- the trxB gene encoding thioredoxin-disulfide reductase; translated protein: MEQNILDCVIVGSGPSGFTAAIYAARADLKPELYTGLEPGGQLTTTTEVDNFPGYPAGITGPEMMMDLQKQAERFETKVHYEMITKVELSKEVGGVHKLYAGNKEIFAKTVIISTGATAKYLGLDDEKKYNGGGVSACATCDGFFYRGKDVVVVGAGDTAAEEATYLAKLVNKVTMLVRKDEFRASKAMIHRVHNTPNIEVKFHHELIGIEGENNLVERAVVINNQTQEKSTVDVHGIFIAIGHKPNTDIFAGQIDLDENGYIVTEKGSTRTNLPGVFAAGDVQDHIYRQAITAAGSGCMAAMDAEKYLAELH
- a CDS encoding acyltransferase family protein, with amino-acid sequence MHQSHINSLRGIAILMVILVHVSSLFTFTTRFETTFFYYGKMGVQLFFVASAYTLCLSADHRKDESNPTLNFYIRRYFRIFPIYYFGIVLYLILHIVQGSAGAYTLKNIFLNILLIHGLVPAANESIVHGGWSIGAEMIFYLIFPFLFKFMKSGKPVLKGLVIIILGQVLLMLISKRIFIPFEYRYTSIFNQISVFVIGILFYLKKDYFSNVKGAVVGFVLFTVSSFSLMYFEVEYQHILIPILSAIAFCCLFLIVEKSKIINNKIFQKIGEKSYSIYVIHFVFTLYILPKMNGYFLFIIAYLSVVVLSYLISIVLNKWLEKPFIKLGHEVIDILDNKESKVVS